A stretch of DNA from Thermoanaerobaculia bacterium:
GTCGGTGAGCGACGAGCAGGGGGGCAAGCTCCCCGGCGTCGCGGTGACCCTGTCGGGCTGCGGCGCGCCGCGGAGCACGACGACCGGGGCGCAGGGCGACTTCCGTTTCCTGAACCTCGCGCCGTGCACC
This window harbors:
- a CDS encoding carboxypeptidase-like regulatory domain-containing protein, with the translated sequence MRVLRSLAIFTMATGLAASMYAQATSGNIYGSVSDEQGGKLPGVAVTLSGCGAPRSTTTGAQGDFRFLNLAPCT